Proteins co-encoded in one Sebastes umbrosus isolate fSebUmb1 chromosome 20, fSebUmb1.pri, whole genome shotgun sequence genomic window:
- the LOC119478917 gene encoding GTPase IMAP family member 8-like: MKKSAKELNAVLVGSKTSRNYLVGNIVLGRRAFDPTDVTSCCERAEGEVCGLTVTLVKAPGWLRGYTPSNTSELFKTEAVLSVTLCPPGLHGFILVVNAELPFKNKHKKATGEHLQHFFGDKVWDHTIVVFSHVGHLGHKTIEDYIAREGAPLQSLLEACGNRYHVLCDDGADNDEKVEELFEKIDAMVAENGCYEADSTLVQSVESKRKEVDKKAEELRLQSQQQREKLRNLLTEPTPNLRILMVGWVFSAKSATGNNILSAEVFQSGERTVKALKQSGEVAGREVVIVDTPGWWKFFPAKFTPAILKSEILKGVSMCSPSPNVILLAVPLDTSFTDEQRRVTEDNMRLFGQRVWRHVIVLFTFGDALGDKTIEQHIESEGKPLRWLIEKCENRYHVLDNMHAAEGQITDLLQKMEEMVAGNISFYLGADPETDDPQPTGNKDENTTKEITEQLSIEWDRSNWEKYHSRSGNDSMGLPPTMSDSKQKSEGSEGEEEQEHRHKGDQFKADFLASEGDAASGPMKRWMGLMEREWSRREVAMEQAAWKHFRKDEYATSEPDSDQMLKSREKVRLWMSSGYWTDPETSTIDGELEEEEIPTEDYRQTVESHSTGD, translated from the exons atgaagaaatCTGCAAAAG AGCTGAATGCGGTGCTCGTGGGATCAAAAACCTCCCGGAATTATCTGGTTGGAAACATCGTCCTGGGAAGACGGGCGTTTGATCCAACAGATGTAACATCCTGCTGTGAGAGGGCAGAGGGAGAAGTATGCGGGCTAACAGTCACGCTGGTCAAAGCCCCGGGGTGGCTGCGAGGATATACCCCCAGTAATACATCTGAACTTTTCAAGACAGAAGCGGTTCTCAGCGTCACTCTGTGTCCACCTGGACTGCATGGCTTCATCCTGGTGGTTAATGCCGAACTACCATTCAAAAATAAGCACAAGAAGGCAACAGGAGAGCATTTGCAACACTTTTTTGGTGACAAGGTTTGGGATCACACGATAGTGGTCTTCAGCCACGTGGGCCATCTGGGCCACAAAACCATTGAGGATTACATCGCGAGGGAAGGGGCGCCGCTCCAGTCGCTACTAGAGGCCTGTGGTAACCGATATCACGTCCTGTGTGACGATGGCGCAGACAACGACGAGAAGGTCGAAGAGCTGTTTGAGAAGATTGACGCCATGGTGGCAGAAAACGGGTGCTATGAAGCGGACAGCACGCTGGTGCAAAGCGTTGAGTCGAAGAGGAAGGAAGTGGACAAAAAAGCTGAGGAGTTGCGTCTGCAGTCACAACAACAAAGGGAAAAGCTCAGAAATCTCCTGACAG AGCCAACACCCAACCTGAGGATCTTGATGGTCGGGTGGGTGTTTTCCGCGAAGAGTGCCACTGGAAACAACATTTTGAGTGCTGAGGTGTTTCAGTCTGGTGAGAGAACGGTAAAAGCGTTAAAGCAAAGTGGTGAGGTGGCCGGAAGAGAGGTCGTCATCGTGGACACTCCTGGATGGTGGAAATTCTTCCCAGCGAAGTTTACCCCTGCGATTTTGAAGTCTGAGATTTTAAAAGGAGTGTCTATGTGCTCGCCATCACCAAATGTCATTTTGCTGGCAGTGCCGCTTGACACATCATTCACCGATGAACAGAGAAGAGTCACAGAGGACAACATGAGGCTGTTTGGACAGAGAGTGTGGAGACATGTGATCGTGCTGTTTACATTCGGGGACGCTTTGGGGGACAAAACTATTGAGCAACACATTGAAAGTGAAGGAAAGCCTCTCCGCTGGCTTATTGAGAAATGTGAAAACAGGTATCATGTCCTTGACAATATGCATGCAGCTGAGGGTCAGATAACAGACCTGCTGCAGAAGATGGAGGAGATGGTGGCAGGAAACATCTCTTTTTACCTCGGTGCCGACCCTGAAACTGATGATCCACAACCGACGGGAAACAAAGATGAGAACACAACCAAGGAGATCACAGAACAACTTTCAATCGAATGGGACCGCAGTAACTGGGAAAAATACCACAGCCGATCAGGAAACGACAGTATGGGATTACCACCGACCA TGAGTGATAGCAAGCAGAAGTCTGAGGGttcagaaggagaggaagaacagGAGCACCGGCATAAAGGTGACCAGTTTAAGGCCGACTTTCTAGCAAGTGAAGGCGATGCAGCATCTGGGCCTATGAAGAGATGGATGGGATTGATGGAGAGAGAGTGGAGCAGACGAGAGGTGGCCATGGAACAGGCGGCTTGGAAACATTTCCGCAAGG ATGAGTATGCCACCTCCGAGCCAGACAGTGATCAGATGCTGAAATCGAGGGAAAAGGTAAGACTGTGGATGTCATCTGGGTATTGGACAGATCCTGAGACCTCTACTATCGACGGGGAattggaggaggaagagatacCGACAGAAGACTACAGGCAGACTGTAGAAAGTCACTCTACTGGGGACTGA